Within the Salvia hispanica cultivar TCC Black 2014 chromosome 4, UniMelb_Shisp_WGS_1.0, whole genome shotgun sequence genome, the region actttgtatatattttgaatactTAAAGCATATGGATGCGTTTTATTTTGAGGTGATAAACGTAAATACTTTCAAGTTATTCAAGGATATTATCATCCAAGACAAGTTTCCATAGTAAAAATATGTGAACCTATTTTCctaattgttttatatttgtattattaatattgtcggttaattattttgagatGGACGTGCGTACGGCATTATGAAGAATAAACGcactaatattaatatattatcaccTCAAAAAATACCTTTATTTATCGTGTTTTTAACTGGCAATACTAACCCTTTGTCGTTTATATTTAATTCCCAGCCTTTCTCtttctaaaatagaataaaaatgttaatattaatttgtatattaattatcacatatttaaatttgtatattaatttcttgaatattttttattactctttggtatattaaatatatgtttagaatttgaaatgttttatttattaggaaggagaaaattattaatttagagTAGGACAAGATaaagtacatttttttttaaaaatatttttttggtgttttgaaaatttttctaCAGTTTCATTAATACTCactccatcccacaataattgtcactcttttacatttcggttcgtcccataataattgtcacacttcattttttttatcataaatggtactccctccgtcccggctaaaatgacacattgcttagccggcatgagattttaggagttattggttaaagtgtttaattgaagagagagagaggtggaggtaaatattaaagtagagagataaagaaagatggatattttaataggagtgagaaaaaagtgGTTGTGTGTAtaaattggagagagaaagttaccaaaaaatgaaatgtgtcatcttatttgagacaaactaaaaaggaaaacgtgtcatcttaaacgggacggagggagtaattaattgtgggacggagggagtataaattgattaattaaattgatatattactttataaaatatttttttactatttattatattgaatttattttaaaaaataaatcaaatttttatttatgtttaatattgaatttagtatttttcttattttttgtttgcatTTATGAATACTTATGTTTTGTTAATCAAAACTGGTGAACTATTTATTTGTTCAAAtagtttgcttttttttttcttttgtaaatagttgtattacatttttctttatttgtatgtatcaaatattaaaatagtactctcttgattccatagtagtggagtcattttgttgttttgataCGTTCCATTGTAATgaagtcatttccttttttattaaagtcaacatattcttctcacttactttactctgtCTTACTTTAATCTCCCTTCATccctctacctttttcatttttttctttatcctttatttaattaatccacttaacacaatttttcttagattgcgtgccaaaaagaaacacccccattactatggaacgaagagagtatacAATCATctgctaaaatatgaaatgtttcattgagAGTTGGTTGAGAGAAGTACAAATATCTTTatgttgttgtttataatatttttaattatttataatattataaatattttttttaattagttcttatctctaaatatacttttatacttatatactctatattctttattttaaattaatttatcttcaatatttgaaaattttttgtCCTGTGCATAGCACAGGTGTCAACACTAGTTTTCTcattaaacaaaagaaaatactccTTCCCGTCGTACAATAATTgcaataattgtcactcttggcgatgacacgagttttaaggaatGTAAAGACAAGTTgattggaaaagttagtgaaatgtgagatccacttttttatattagttttataataaaatatgggtgaagtgagttagtggaatgtgagacctacttaccatttatgataaaaatgaagtgtgataattattgtgagacggaccaaaatggaaaagagtgacaattattgtgggacggaaggcGCAGTATTTTCGTCGATCGGCCAAGTCACCTGTTTACTCTACACTTGTggaaactcaaaaaaaaaaaaagagatgcAAATTTGATAACCGAAAAGTGGTAATTCCCCACAAAACATAGCAACATACAATGTACATCAAGAGCAAGAAGGACTGAAGGAGCAACAAAGATGACtcaattatcattatttatatctGAATCAGATATTAGGATACATTTGCGAAAGTTGTGTTCAAATTCCGCTAAAAAACCAAACGCGACGAGCCGGACTCAAACCGAATGTTGTTGAATAAATTGTTTGATCCGATGAAACAATTCGTGCGCCCGAGCAGCAGTGATCGGATCCATGCCAATAGCAATCTTGTTAAGGTGGAAGCAATGGGCGACGCCTCTGCTGACGAACAGCTCCACCTCCATCCCCGCCCTCTTCATCGCCTCGTAAAACTCCATCTGCGTATCCCACATCAGATCCTGCTCCGCCAAGCAATACAAGTACGGCGGCAGCTCCACCCCCTCCAGCGGCGCCCCCATCGGGCACGTGATCGGGTGGTCCTTCGTCGCCCCCTCCGGCAGCCCCATCGCCAGCAGCCCATCAATCATCTCCACCGTCAAAAACGGCGTCTCCGGATTCTCCACCTCCGACCTGCTCCGCCCCGCCCGGCAGAACCCCGGGTGCACCGGGATCGCCCCGGCCACCGGAATCCCCTCCTCCCCCGCCCGCACCGCCACCTCATGGACGAGATTCCCGCCGGAGCTGTCGCCGACGAGGAACACGCCCCGCCCCGGATATCCACCGGCGCCGGAGACCCACCGGAGGGCGGCGAGGGCGTCGTCGACGGCGGCGGGGAGGCGGTGCTCGGGGGCGAGGCGGAGGTAGGGCGACACGACGATGGCGCGGGCGGTGCGGGCGAGGCGGGTGTAGGCGGCGTAGTAGACGTGCCAGTTGGCGGAGGTGATGCAGAAGCCGCCGCCGTGGAAGTGGAGGAGCACGGGGAGCTCCTCCGGGTCGGTTTCGTGCTTCTCGGGTAGGTATACGCGGAGCTTGAGGCCGTCGGGGGAGGTGACGTCGGCGGTGGCCACGCCGTCTATGAAGTGATCGTGCGGCGGCACGGCGTCGTTGAGGAACTTGACCTCGGGCGGCCCGGACCACGTGCGGTCGACGGAGCCGTCGTCGAAGAGTGTTAGCCACCCGGTAACTTTGGtgatgattttcttttcttggaccatttttttggttttgtttttgtgaaaTGTGACTAAGGTTTTATGATTGTTGAGTGACAATGTTAGAACTAATTATTGAGCAATTTATAGTGgaagtattaattttcttatactacTAAAAAACATACAACtaagaaaaggagaaatttGTGGAAAACTTCTTGTTGAATTGCATGCATTTATCGTGGAGTAACAGATAATTTAGTCAACGATGGAAAGAAGTACTAGTACTTAATCTGGCCACCAAAAGCCACGTTGTAGTTGTAGTTTAATATTGTGAATCTCGATAATCAAGTATTGATTTTACTGACACAAATGTTTTAAAATCCGTATTACGTTCTTCTTCTAATATTAGGGAAATtgataattcattaatttttaaagatattttgttaaaaattatttattactttaatttgagcgtgtttataaattcatacttattttatactccttccgtccccgattaagagtcacacttttccatttcggtccggccccaattaagagtcacacttcatttttactataaatagtaagtaggtcccacattccactaattcaattcactcacattttattattaaactaatataaaaaaatgggtcacacattctactaaccttttcaaccaacttttctttacatttcttaaaactcgtgctcgATCAAAGTGTcacttaatcggggacggagagagtaatgcATTTTCCATCTCTCACTATATTTAAatctagtactactattttttatataatactccctccgtccacgattatgagtcacattttgaccggacacgagttttaagaaaggtaaagaaaagttggttgaaaaagttagtggaatgtgagacccatttttttatattggttttataataaaatgtgagttaatTGACTTAGTGAAATAtaggacctacttactatttatggtaaaaatgaagtgtgactcttaattgaggacagaccgaaatggaaaagtgtgactcttaatcggggatggaggaagtaatatatactagtactagtatttaattattcttgcTACTGTAATCCAGCTCAATCAATAATCCGATCTGCTTGACCAGCTAAACCGTGAACCGATAGTTCCAGAACCCTGGTCCAGTTTCTAAACATTGACTTACacctaattttattaaatcattacgaatataattttttattctcttttctatTATTCAGTCACATGTAGGCAGTTGGCGCATGTGTCATATtccatttatatttaaaatatcttttgcttaaaaaacaaaattcaaatctcTTTTCAGATGGCATGCATGTGTTTATGATTTATAAACTTGAGAAACACTTCCCGGATTTTTAGATGGattaaatcagaaaaaaaaatcctcatcattttaattatacaattCA harbors:
- the LOC125223799 gene encoding probable carboxylesterase 17: MVQEKKIITKVTGWLTLFDDGSVDRTWSGPPEVKFLNDAVPPHDHFIDGVATADVTSPDGLKLRVYLPEKHETDPEELPVLLHFHGGGFCITSANWHVYYAAYTRLARTARAIVVSPYLRLAPEHRLPAAVDDALAALRWVSGAGGYPGRGVFLVGDSSGGNLVHEVAVRAGEEGIPVAGAIPVHPGFCRAGRSRSEVENPETPFLTVEMIDGLLAMGLPEGATKDHPITCPMGAPLEGVELPPYLYCLAEQDLMWDTQMEFYEAMKRAGMEVELFVSRGVAHCFHLNKIAIGMDPITAARAHELFHRIKQFIQQHSV